A region from the uncultured Macellibacteroides sp. genome encodes:
- the pstB gene encoding phosphate ABC transporter ATP-binding protein PstB: MSTTNMIKIDAQNVNFYYGDFHALKNITMKIESHTSTAFIGPSGCGKSTFLRLFNRMNDLITDTRMEGSIKIDGRDVYAKGEKVDQLRKNVGMVFQKPNPFPKSIYENVAYGLRVNGISDNNYIEETVIKTLQQAALWNEVKDKLKKSAFELSGGQQQRLCIARALAISPSILLMDEPASALDPISTSKIEDLIHELKKEYTIVIVTHNMQQAARVSDKTGYFYLGELIEFGDTRKIFTNPEKESTQNYITGRFG, encoded by the coding sequence ATGTCCACAACGAATATGATTAAAATTGATGCTCAAAATGTAAATTTCTATTACGGTGATTTTCACGCGTTGAAAAACATCACGATGAAGATAGAATCGCATACCTCAACGGCTTTTATTGGTCCGTCTGGTTGTGGAAAATCTACTTTCCTCCGTTTATTTAACCGTATGAACGATTTGATTACAGACACCCGAATGGAGGGCTCCATAAAAATTGACGGAAGGGATGTTTACGCTAAAGGAGAAAAGGTTGACCAACTGAGAAAAAACGTTGGAATGGTATTCCAGAAACCCAATCCTTTCCCCAAAAGCATTTACGAAAATGTGGCATACGGACTTCGGGTGAATGGTATTAGCGACAATAACTATATTGAGGAGACTGTCATTAAAACACTTCAGCAGGCAGCTTTGTGGAACGAAGTAAAGGATAAACTGAAAAAGAGTGCATTTGAACTATCTGGCGGACAGCAGCAACGGTTGTGTATAGCTCGCGCACTGGCAATCTCTCCGTCTATTTTGTTAATGGATGAACCGGCTTCTGCGCTGGACCCTATTTCAACAAGCAAAATAGAAGATCTGATTCATGAGTTGAAAAAAGAATATACTATAGTTATTGTAACACACAATATGCAACAAGCAGCCCGCGTTAGTGATAAAACAGGGTATTTCTATCTGGGCGAATTAATTGAATTTGGTGATACGCGTA
- the pstA gene encoding phosphate ABC transporter permease PstA, with product MSPVEKLGNMDKRKRWSQKVAFGFFTSLSYLVVVILFVILGFIIIKGASVISWDFLSKSPEEGMTSGGIFPAIVGTLYLVLGSSLISFPIGIMSGIYMNEYATNGKITRFIRIMTNNLSGVPSVVFGLFGMALFVNTLGFGDSIIAGSLTLALLSLPLVIRTTEESLKSIDDSFRHGSLALGATKLQTISKVIMPMAFPNIITGLILSIGRVSGETAPILFTVAAYFLPQLPGSIFDQCMALPYHLYVISTSGTDVEASRGMAYGTALVLIAIVLVVNLLANALRSYFAKKVKMN from the coding sequence ATGTCACCAGTTGAAAAATTAGGCAATATGGATAAAAGAAAGCGGTGGTCTCAAAAAGTGGCCTTCGGGTTCTTTACATCACTTAGCTATCTGGTTGTTGTTATTCTTTTTGTTATTCTGGGTTTTATTATTATCAAGGGAGCCAGCGTTATTAGCTGGGACTTTCTAAGTAAATCGCCGGAAGAGGGAATGACTTCGGGAGGAATATTCCCTGCTATTGTTGGTACCTTGTACCTTGTTCTGGGAAGTAGCCTTATTAGCTTCCCAATTGGAATTATGAGTGGTATTTACATGAACGAATATGCGACCAACGGCAAAATCACCCGATTTATACGGATTATGACAAACAACCTCAGTGGTGTTCCATCTGTTGTTTTTGGCTTATTTGGTATGGCACTGTTTGTTAATACGTTAGGCTTTGGAGATTCTATAATTGCAGGTTCTCTGACACTTGCATTACTGTCTCTTCCTTTAGTAATCCGAACAACTGAAGAGTCTCTAAAGAGTATCGACGATTCCTTTAGGCATGGCTCTCTTGCTTTAGGAGCAACAAAATTACAAACGATCAGCAAGGTTATAATGCCAATGGCATTTCCCAATATTATTACCGGCCTGATTTTGTCTATCGGTCGCGTTTCTGGAGAAACGGCTCCTATCCTGTTCACAGTGGCTGCCTATTTCTTACCTCAGCTTCCTGGTAGTATTTTCGACCAGTGCATGGCTCTTCCCTATCACTTGTATGTTATTTCTACAAGTGGAACAGATGTTGAAGCTTCAAGAGGAATGGCCTATGGAACAGCATTGGTTTTGATAGCCATTGTATTGGTGGTAAATTTGCTTGCAAACGCTCTTCGTTCCTATTTTGCTAAAAAAGTTAAAATGAATTAA
- the pstC gene encoding phosphate ABC transporter permease subunit PstC, whose product MRKFFEKIVEGGLLISGSISSLAILLIVVFLFKEASGLFNSPAIEEGYVLAVNDTNPVKHLSPENTKKIFDSEITNWKELGGNDQEILVFRFSDLTNFYPEEELGAEFEFVPSKINELVQKERGIVAFFPEMYLDKDFKGTVISKDPIKPGDFFGGTQWYPTATPAPIFGLIPLLLGTLLVSVGAIVLSLPFGIAVSIYLAEIANFRTRQFLKPIIELLAGIPSVVYGFFGLVVIVPLIQKGLNLPVGETAFAGSVVLAIMALPTIITVAEDAMRTTPRAMKEASLALGATQWQTIYKVVIPYSSSGITSAVVLGIGRAIGETMAVLMVTGNAAIIPTSFFEPVRTIPATIAAELGEAPAGGAHYESLFLLGAVLFMITLVLSIAVEYISSKKKI is encoded by the coding sequence GTGAGAAAGTTTTTTGAAAAAATAGTAGAAGGAGGCTTGCTGATTAGCGGAAGTATCAGCAGTCTGGCAATCTTATTGATTGTAGTCTTTCTTTTCAAAGAGGCTTCAGGACTTTTTAACAGTCCCGCAATAGAAGAAGGATATGTTTTGGCTGTAAACGACACCAATCCAGTTAAACATCTTTCTCCTGAAAACACAAAAAAAATTTTCGACTCAGAAATTACAAACTGGAAAGAACTAGGTGGAAACGATCAAGAAATCCTTGTTTTCCGGTTTTCGGATCTCACCAACTTCTATCCGGAAGAAGAACTAGGAGCTGAGTTTGAATTTGTGCCCTCAAAAATAAACGAACTGGTTCAAAAAGAAAGAGGAATAGTAGCCTTCTTTCCTGAAATGTATCTGGATAAGGATTTTAAGGGAACAGTGATTTCCAAGGATCCAATTAAACCAGGAGATTTTTTTGGAGGGACACAATGGTATCCAACGGCAACTCCTGCACCAATCTTCGGATTAATTCCTCTGCTGCTTGGAACTCTCCTGGTTAGTGTCGGGGCAATTGTCCTTTCGCTTCCCTTTGGTATAGCAGTATCCATTTATCTGGCAGAAATAGCTAATTTCAGGACCCGCCAGTTCCTCAAACCAATCATTGAACTTCTGGCAGGAATTCCGTCTGTTGTATATGGTTTCTTTGGATTAGTTGTTATTGTACCGTTGATTCAAAAAGGATTGAATCTTCCTGTCGGCGAAACGGCTTTTGCGGGTAGTGTGGTACTTGCCATCATGGCCTTGCCTACTATCATTACAGTTGCCGAAGATGCCATGCGCACAACTCCCCGGGCTATGAAAGAAGCTAGTCTGGCTTTAGGAGCTACACAATGGCAGACAATATATAAAGTAGTTATACCCTATTCAAGCTCTGGAATTACTTCGGCAGTTGTACTGGGTATAGGTCGTGCTATTGGTGAAACCATGGCAGTACTGATGGTTACAGGAAATGCGGCAATCATACCTACCTCATTCTTTGAACCTGTTCGTACCATTCCTGCAACCATTGCTGCTGAATTGGGAGAGGCACCTGCTGGGGGAGCACATTATGAGTCTTTATTTTTATTGGGAGCTGTACTCTTTATGATTACACTTGTTCTTAGTATTGCCGTTGAATATATTTCGTCAAAGAAAAAAATCTAA
- a CDS encoding acetyl-CoA hydrolase/transferase family protein produces the protein MSLKFITAEEAASFVQHDDNVGFSGFTPAGCPKSVPEAIAKKATEEHAKGNPFQIGMFTGASTGDRLDGALARANAVKFRTPYQSNKDLRSVLNAHKAQYFDLHLSELAQCLRYGFLGKINVAIVEAADVTEDGEIVPTCGVGITPTICRLADKIIVELNRKHPKEIRGMHDIYEPLDPPYRREIPIYTPSDRIGLPYIKVDPSKIVGVVETDNANEGSAFAPLDDVTKAIGDNVAKFLAGELEAGRIPKEFLPMQSGVGNVANAVLAAVGENKDIPAFNVYTEVIQDAVISLMKEGRVKFASGCSLSVSNEVIREIYANLDFFKDKIILRPQEISNNPEVARRLGLITINTALEADIFGNINSTHVSGTKMMNGIGGSGDFTRSAYLSIFTTPSTAKDGKISAFVPMVSHVDHNEHSVKVIITEYGVADLRGKSPVQRAEAIINNCVHPDYRPLLLDYMNMGIKGHTPQNLKCSFAFHEELAASGDMHNVDWSKYEK, from the coding sequence ATGTCATTAAAATTCATTACTGCTGAAGAAGCTGCCTCTTTCGTGCAACATGACGATAATGTAGGCTTCAGCGGATTTACGCCAGCCGGATGTCCAAAATCTGTTCCGGAGGCTATTGCAAAAAAGGCAACGGAAGAACATGCTAAAGGGAATCCCTTTCAAATAGGTATGTTTACCGGTGCTTCTACAGGAGATCGATTAGATGGTGCACTGGCTCGTGCCAATGCTGTCAAATTCAGAACTCCTTACCAGTCAAATAAAGATTTACGTTCGGTACTTAATGCGCACAAAGCTCAATATTTTGATCTGCACTTATCTGAACTGGCTCAATGTCTTCGCTACGGATTTTTAGGTAAAATTAATGTAGCTATTGTTGAAGCTGCAGACGTTACTGAAGACGGAGAGATTGTTCCTACCTGCGGTGTAGGGATTACTCCTACCATTTGTCGTCTGGCCGACAAAATCATCGTGGAACTAAACAGAAAACATCCAAAAGAAATCAGGGGTATGCACGATATCTATGAACCTTTGGATCCTCCTTATCGTCGCGAGATACCAATTTATACACCTTCAGACCGTATCGGATTGCCTTACATCAAGGTTGATCCGTCCAAAATCGTTGGAGTTGTTGAAACAGATAATGCGAATGAAGGAAGTGCTTTTGCTCCTCTGGACGATGTAACCAAGGCCATTGGTGACAATGTTGCCAAATTTCTTGCTGGCGAATTAGAAGCCGGACGTATACCGAAAGAATTTTTACCTATGCAAAGTGGTGTAGGAAATGTTGCCAATGCTGTACTTGCCGCTGTAGGTGAAAATAAAGATATTCCCGCATTTAATGTATATACTGAAGTAATTCAGGATGCCGTGATCTCGTTAATGAAAGAAGGTCGCGTTAAATTTGCCAGTGGATGTTCATTATCTGTCAGCAATGAGGTGATTCGTGAAATATATGCTAATCTTGATTTCTTCAAAGATAAGATCATACTTCGTCCTCAGGAAATTTCTAACAATCCTGAAGTAGCACGTCGTTTGGGATTAATTACCATCAATACAGCTTTGGAAGCGGATATCTTTGGAAACATCAATTCTACACACGTATCAGGAACAAAGATGATGAATGGAATCGGTGGATCGGGAGACTTTACCCGTTCGGCATACCTTTCTATCTTTACAACTCCTTCTACAGCCAAGGATGGAAAAATCAGTGCGTTTGTTCCTATGGTGTCTCACGTAGATCATAACGAACACTCCGTTAAGGTAATTATAACTGAGTACGGCGTTGCAGATTTGCGTGGGAAGTCGCCTGTTCAACGTGCAGAAGCTATCATTAACAATTGCGTTCATCCGGACTACAGACCATTGCTGCTTGACTACATGAACATGGGCATAAAAGGTCATACTCCTCAGAACCTTAAATGCAGTTTCGCATTTCACGAAGAACTTGCTGCAAGTGGTGATATGCACAATGTTGACTGGAGTAAATACGAGAAGTAA
- the miaB gene encoding tRNA (N6-isopentenyl adenosine(37)-C2)-methylthiotransferase MiaB yields the protein MSNETKGADLKSATENVERKLFIETYGCQMNVADSEVVASIMEMDGYAVTNRIEDADAIFVNTCSVRDNAEQKVLGRLQYFQSLKRKKKSLIIGVLGCMAERVREELIKEHGVDLVVGPDSYMDLPNLVGAVEHGEKAINVELSTQETYKDVIPLKVGGVHISGFISIMRGCNNFCTYCIVPYTRGRERSRDVDSILNELRDMRDKGFREVTLLGQNVNSYSFQKDDEQITFPMLLEKVALEAPDMRIRFTTSHPKDMSDDTLKVMAQYPNLCKHIHLPAQSGSSRILQVMNRKYTREWYLGRIASIRRILPDCAISTDLFSGFHSETQEEYEETLSLMREVGYDSAFMFKYSERPGTFAAKNLEDNIPEDEKIRRLQGMIDLQNKLSEESNLRDVGKVFEVLVEGFSKRSREQLFGRTGQNKVVIFDKQNFKVGQFVSVRVTGASSATLFGIPVEEESDNNI from the coding sequence ATGAGTAATGAAACGAAAGGCGCGGACTTAAAATCTGCTACCGAAAACGTAGAACGTAAGTTGTTTATTGAAACCTATGGTTGCCAGATGAACGTGGCCGACAGTGAGGTTGTTGCATCCATCATGGAAATGGATGGCTATGCCGTGACAAATCGAATTGAGGATGCTGATGCTATCTTTGTGAACACCTGCTCTGTGAGAGACAATGCTGAGCAAAAGGTTTTGGGGAGGTTACAGTATTTCCAGTCTTTGAAGCGGAAAAAGAAGTCGCTTATTATTGGCGTGTTAGGCTGTATGGCCGAGCGTGTAAGGGAAGAACTTATTAAAGAACATGGCGTTGACTTGGTGGTAGGTCCGGATTCATACATGGACCTTCCGAATTTGGTCGGAGCTGTTGAGCATGGAGAGAAAGCCATTAATGTAGAGCTTTCAACCCAGGAGACGTACAAAGATGTAATTCCTTTGAAAGTAGGGGGAGTTCATATTTCAGGATTTATATCCATAATGCGCGGATGTAATAATTTTTGCACTTATTGCATTGTTCCTTATACACGCGGTCGCGAACGTAGTCGCGATGTAGATAGCATTTTAAATGAATTGCGCGATATGCGCGACAAAGGTTTTCGTGAAGTAACTCTTTTGGGCCAGAATGTAAATTCTTATTCGTTCCAGAAAGACGATGAGCAAATTACTTTTCCAATGCTACTCGAAAAGGTAGCGCTTGAAGCCCCGGATATGCGTATTCGCTTTACCACATCTCATCCCAAGGACATGAGCGACGACACGTTGAAGGTAATGGCACAGTATCCTAATTTGTGTAAGCATATACATTTGCCAGCACAATCAGGTAGCTCAAGGATTTTACAGGTTATGAACCGAAAATATACGCGTGAGTGGTATCTTGGTCGTATAGCATCCATCCGAAGGATATTGCCTGATTGTGCAATTTCAACCGATCTCTTCAGTGGATTCCACTCTGAAACTCAAGAGGAATATGAAGAAACACTATCGTTGATGCGTGAAGTTGGATACGATTCGGCTTTCATGTTCAAGTATTCAGAACGTCCGGGTACATTTGCTGCCAAAAATCTGGAAGATAATATACCGGAAGATGAAAAAATTCGTCGCCTTCAGGGCATGATTGATCTGCAGAATAAGCTTTCTGAAGAAAGTAACCTGAGGGATGTGGGAAAAGTTTTTGAAGTCCTTGTCGAAGGATTCTCAAAACGTTCCCGAGAACAACTATTTGGCAGAACAGGACAGAATAAGGTTGTCATCTTCGATAAGCAGAATTTTAAAGTCGGACAATTTGTTTCCGTTCGGGTAACCGGTGCTTCTTCGGCAACTTTGTTTGGTATACCAGTGGAAGAGGAGTCTGACAATAACATATAA
- a CDS encoding permease-like cell division protein FtsX codes for MTENKKFTTVSFFNSRLTSVISIALVLFLLGLIFLMGLMGDTLSRFVKENITFSVVLKDNVREAEVKRMQKRLEAEPFIKSAEYISKEQASKELEEELGERPETFLGFNPLQASLEVKLNSEYANPDSLQLIEKKIKTYTNVSELLYRKDMMEIVNDNMKRIGIILLSLAVVLMIISFVLISNTIRLLIYSKRFLIHTMKLVGATPGFIRRPFMIYNMVSGLFAAILAILMLMGALYYLQQELSGFIDLLNTDALLLVFAAVLILGIMLSLIATFFAVNKYLRMGVDKLYYI; via the coding sequence ATGACTGAAAATAAGAAATTTACGACTGTCTCTTTCTTTAATTCTCGCCTTACATCCGTAATTAGTATTGCGTTGGTTCTCTTTTTATTAGGTTTGATTTTTCTAATGGGCCTAATGGGGGATACCCTTTCCCGCTTTGTAAAAGAGAATATCACTTTCTCCGTAGTGTTGAAAGATAACGTTCGCGAGGCGGAAGTTAAACGTATGCAAAAACGCCTGGAAGCGGAACCGTTTATCAAGTCGGCCGAATATATTTCTAAGGAACAGGCTTCCAAAGAACTGGAAGAAGAGCTGGGGGAACGTCCGGAAACATTTCTGGGTTTTAATCCCTTACAAGCATCTCTTGAGGTGAAGCTGAATTCAGAATACGCAAATCCGGATAGCTTGCAACTTATCGAAAAGAAGATAAAGACATATACGAATGTATCTGAACTTTTGTACAGGAAAGACATGATGGAGATTGTGAACGATAATATGAAACGAATTGGAATTATTTTACTATCCCTGGCGGTGGTTCTGATGATTATTTCTTTCGTTTTGATAAGCAACACCATCAGGTTGCTTATTTATTCCAAACGATTTCTTATACATACGATGAAATTAGTGGGAGCCACTCCCGGATTTATAAGACGACCGTTTATGATATACAATATGGTTAGCGGACTTTTTGCCGCAATTCTGGCCATACTTATGTTAATGGGTGCCTTATATTACCTTCAGCAGGAATTGTCCGGTTTTATTGATTTACTTAATACAGATGCCTTGTTACTCGTTTTTGCTGCCGTACTGATACTCGGAATAATGCTCTCTTTGATTGCAACGTTCTTTGCGGTAAACAAATACCTGAGGATGGGTGTTGATAAATTGTATTACATATAA
- a CDS encoding DUF3098 domain-containing protein has protein sequence MAKRDFAFGKENFILIAVAIAFIVVGFVLMGGGASEDGVSFNPEIFSTRRIVVAPVITIIGFVAMIYAIVHKPKNNEQQ, from the coding sequence ATGGCTAAAAGAGATTTTGCTTTTGGAAAGGAAAATTTTATCCTTATTGCGGTGGCAATTGCTTTCATTGTAGTTGGGTTTGTTTTAATGGGTGGAGGGGCCTCTGAGGATGGCGTATCTTTTAATCCGGAAATATTCAGTACCCGCCGTATCGTTGTGGCGCCAGTAATCACAATAATCGGCTTTGTTGCGATGATCTATGCAATTGTTCATAAACCCAAAAATAACGAGCAGCAGTAA
- a CDS encoding undecaprenyl-diphosphate phosphatase — MNIIEAIIIAIVEGLTEFLPVSSTGHMIITQNMLGIQSTDFVKAFTVIIQFGAILSVVCLYWNRFFRLNKCTIFDQKAVEGKSGFSKWAVYGKRFLYKFDFYWKLLVAFLPAAVIGFLFSDDIDSMLENVWVVAVMLVLGGVFMLFVDKLFNKGEKEEITEKKALYIGFFQCIAMIPGVSRSMSTIVGGMTQGLSRKTAAEFSFFLAVPTMFAATAYKLLKLILEPGGLAILNENAAILVIGNVVAFVVALLAIKFFIGFVTRYGFKAFGYYRIIVGGIILVMMLMGYNLEIV; from the coding sequence ATGAATATTATAGAGGCAATTATTATTGCCATTGTTGAAGGGTTGACCGAGTTCTTGCCGGTATCATCTACCGGACATATGATTATTACTCAAAATATGCTTGGAATACAGAGCACCGATTTTGTAAAGGCGTTTACTGTTATAATACAGTTCGGAGCAATACTTTCGGTGGTTTGTTTGTACTGGAACCGGTTTTTTCGTCTGAATAAATGTACCATATTTGACCAGAAGGCAGTGGAAGGAAAGTCCGGCTTCTCTAAATGGGCTGTTTATGGGAAAAGATTTTTGTATAAGTTCGACTTTTACTGGAAGTTGCTGGTTGCTTTTTTGCCAGCTGCAGTAATTGGATTTCTATTCAGCGATGACATCGATTCCATGCTCGAAAATGTATGGGTAGTGGCAGTAATGCTTGTATTGGGAGGTGTTTTCATGTTATTTGTGGACAAGCTTTTCAATAAAGGTGAAAAAGAAGAGATAACAGAAAAGAAAGCTTTATATATAGGATTTTTTCAGTGTATAGCTATGATACCGGGAGTTTCACGCTCTATGTCTACGATAGTGGGAGGAATGACACAGGGTTTGTCTCGCAAAACCGCGGCAGAGTTTTCTTTCTTTCTGGCTGTACCAACCATGTTTGCTGCTACGGCATATAAACTGCTAAAACTTATATTGGAGCCTGGCGGACTGGCTATTTTGAACGAAAACGCGGCTATATTGGTTATAGGTAATGTAGTTGCGTTTGTTGTTGCCTTACTGGCAATTAAATTCTTTATCGGGTTCGTTACCAGATATGGATTCAAGGCTTTTGGATACTATCGTATAATTGTAGGTGGTATTATTCTGGTGATGATGTTGATGGGATATAACTTAGAAATTGTTTAA
- the truB gene encoding tRNA pseudouridine(55) synthase TruB, translated as MDFIEGEVLYFNKPLRWTSFDLVNKFRYKLSKKLRVKKIKVGHAGTLDPLATGVMIICTGRATKRIEEFQYQTKEYVATLKLGETTPSFDLEKEVDGVYPTEHITKTMVDEVLLSFVGKIQQVPPVFSACKVDGKRAYELARKGEEVELKAKTLVIDEIELLLCELPVIKIRVVCSKGTYIRALARDIGVALNSGAHLIGLERTRIGDVTLDQCMNAEDIDAFLEKEVIIINEN; from the coding sequence ATGGATTTTATAGAAGGAGAAGTTCTCTATTTTAATAAGCCGCTGCGGTGGACATCATTTGATTTGGTGAACAAGTTTCGATACAAGCTATCGAAGAAACTGCGTGTCAAGAAAATTAAAGTAGGACATGCCGGCACGTTGGACCCTCTGGCTACCGGGGTAATGATTATCTGTACAGGACGGGCAACCAAGCGGATCGAGGAGTTTCAGTATCAGACAAAAGAATATGTGGCTACGCTTAAATTGGGTGAAACCACACCGTCTTTTGATTTGGAGAAAGAGGTGGATGGAGTTTATCCGACTGAACATATCACCAAAACTATGGTTGATGAAGTTTTGTTGTCATTTGTGGGAAAGATACAGCAGGTGCCTCCTGTTTTTTCGGCTTGCAAGGTTGATGGAAAACGAGCCTACGAACTTGCTCGTAAAGGAGAAGAGGTCGAATTAAAGGCAAAAACACTGGTAATTGATGAGATAGAACTCTTATTATGTGAGTTGCCTGTTATTAAGATACGTGTTGTCTGTAGTAAAGGCACCTACATTCGGGCATTGGCCCGTGATATCGGTGTAGCATTAAATTCCGGGGCTCATCTCATTGGGCTTGAACGTACTCGCATTGGCGATGTTACCCTGGATCAATGTATGAATGCAGAGGATATCGATGCGTTTTTAGAAAAAGAAGTGATAATAATAAATGAAAATTAA
- the queA gene encoding tRNA preQ1(34) S-adenosylmethionine ribosyltransferase-isomerase QueA has translation MKLSKFKFNLPSELIAMQPSKNRDESRLMVIHRKTGEIEHRVFKDILEYFGPKDVFIFNDTKVFPARLYGNKEKTGARIEVFLLRELNEELRLWDVLVDPARKIRIGNKLYFGEDDSMVAEVIDNTTSRGRTLRFLFDGNHDEFKKALYALGETPLPKYIEREVESDDEHRYQNIYATQEGAVVAPAAGLHFSRELMKRLEIKDCRFAFLTVHSGLGNFREIDVEDLTKHKMDSEQMVVNAEVVKIVNEAKDNNNQICAVGTSVMRAIETAVSTDGHLKEFEGWTNKFIFPPYDFSVANSMVTNFHMPLSTLLMLTASFGGYDMIMDAYDLAMKEKYRFGAYGDAMLII, from the coding sequence ATGAAGCTTTCTAAATTCAAATTTAATTTACCGTCCGAGCTGATTGCCATGCAACCATCCAAGAACAGAGATGAATCCAGATTAATGGTAATTCATCGTAAAACGGGGGAAATTGAGCACAGAGTCTTCAAAGACATCCTTGAGTATTTTGGACCGAAGGATGTTTTCATCTTTAACGACACAAAGGTATTTCCTGCGCGTTTATATGGTAACAAGGAAAAGACTGGAGCCCGCATCGAAGTTTTTTTGTTGCGTGAATTGAATGAAGAGCTCAGATTATGGGATGTATTGGTAGATCCGGCCCGTAAAATTCGTATCGGAAATAAATTGTATTTTGGTGAAGACGATTCCATGGTTGCCGAAGTAATTGATAATACGACATCCCGCGGACGTACGTTGCGTTTTTTGTTTGACGGAAATCATGATGAGTTTAAAAAAGCATTGTATGCTTTAGGCGAAACTCCCCTGCCAAAGTACATTGAACGCGAAGTGGAGTCTGACGACGAACACCGTTATCAGAATATTTATGCTACGCAGGAAGGTGCTGTTGTTGCTCCTGCTGCAGGGCTTCATTTTAGTCGTGAGCTGATGAAACGTCTCGAAATAAAGGACTGTCGTTTTGCTTTCCTTACGGTACATTCGGGTTTGGGTAACTTCCGCGAAATTGATGTGGAAGATCTTACCAAGCATAAGATGGATTCGGAACAGATGGTAGTAAATGCTGAGGTTGTAAAAATAGTGAATGAGGCTAAGGATAACAACAATCAGATATGCGCAGTTGGAACTTCTGTGATGCGTGCTATTGAAACTGCCGTAAGTACGGACGGGCACCTGAAAGAGTTTGAAGGGTGGACCAACAAGTTTATTTTTCCTCCTTACGACTTTAGTGTGGCCAACAGCATGGTTACCAATTTTCATATGCCGCTTTCAACCCTGTTGATGCTTACGGCTTCATTTGGTGGTTATGATATGATTATGGATGCCTACGATTTGGCGATGAAAGAAAAATACCGGTTTGGCGCTTATGGCGATGCCATGCTGATTATCTGA
- the folK gene encoding 2-amino-4-hydroxy-6-hydroxymethyldihydropteridine diphosphokinase yields MAIVYFGLGTNMGDKRNNMITAVALLSERVGNILALSDLYETTPWGFVSENSFLNAALMMDTSLLPLDILSVTQEIERTMGRTAKSDGEYHDRVIDIDILMYDDWVMETPHLMLPHPLMHQRSFVLGPLAEIAHTLVHPVLKQTIGELYLSLPLDNK; encoded by the coding sequence ATGGCAATTGTATATTTTGGTTTAGGAACGAATATGGGCGACAAGCGGAATAATATGATTACCGCTGTAGCTCTTTTGTCAGAAAGGGTGGGGAATATCCTCGCCCTTTCTGATTTATATGAAACAACACCATGGGGCTTTGTTTCTGAGAATAGTTTTCTCAATGCGGCACTCATGATGGATACTTCGTTGTTACCCCTGGATATTCTTTCGGTTACTCAGGAAATAGAGCGAACCATGGGACGTACTGCGAAGAGCGATGGTGAATATCACGACCGTGTTATTGATATCGATATATTAATGTATGATGATTGGGTGATGGAAACGCCCCATCTTATGCTGCCGCATCCCTTGATGCACCAGCGAAGCTTTGTGCTTGGACCCCTTGCAGAGATTGCGCATACGCTTGTTCATCCTGTTTTGAAACAAACAATCGGCGAGCTGTACCTGTCTCTTCCTCTGGATAACAAATAA